A segment of the Neochlamydia sp. S13 genome:
AGATGATGGTATTATACGCATAGGTGCTGAGGTAAAGCCAGGCGATATTCTCGTTGGTAAAATTACACCTAAGTCTGAAACTGAACTTGCTCCCGAAGAAAGATTATTACGCGCGATTTTTGGCGAGAAAGCGGCCGATGTAAAAGACGCTTCATTGACAGTGCCTCCCGGCACTGAAGGCGTAGTCATGGATGTAAAAGTCTTCAGCAGGCGAGATCGTTTATCTAAAACCGATGATGAATTAGTTGAAGAAGCTTCTCGTTTGAAAGATATTCAAAAAGAATACAAAGCTAAGCTTAATGAAATTCGTATAGAAAGGCGCGAACGTTTAGGGGCCTTGCTATTAAATGAAATGTCTCCAGGTACTATTGTTCATCGCAAGACTGCGGAAGTTGTTCTCGAAGAAGGTTCTTTAATTAATCAAGAGATGATTGAAGCAATTGAAAAAGAGAACATTGAAGATCTTCTGACGCCTGATAATGAACTTTTCCAAACGCTTAAGCAAATTCTGCATGATTACACGATCGCCATGCAAACCTTGGACACTCAGTATAAAACTGAAGTAGAGCATATGAGGAAGGGGGATACTGATTTAGACCCCGGTATTATACGCCAAGTTAAAGTTTACGTAGCTTCTAAGCGTAAATTACAAGTGGGAGATAAAATGGCAGGCCGCCACGGTAACAAAGGGGTGGTCTCAAGAATTGTGCGGGAAGCTGATATGCCTTATATGGAAGATGGCCGGCCCATTGAAGTCATCCTCAATCCTCTTGGAGTGCCTTCTCGTATGAACATGGGTCAGCTTTTTGAAACTCACTTAGGTTTTGCGGCTCGTGCTGCAGGAATCTGGGTGCAAAGTCCTGTTTTCGAAGGTTTTCCAGAAGAAAAAATCTGGGAAATGATGAGAGCACAAGGAATGCCAGGAGATGGGAAATTTTATCTCTACGATGGATGTACAGGCGAACGTTTTGATAACTCTGTAGTAGTAGGTTACATTTACATCTTAAAGCTCTCTCACTTAGTGGCTGATAAAATTCACGCACGCGCCGTAGGACCTTATTCGTTGGTTACACAACAGCCGTTGGGTGGTAAGGCACAAATGGGAGGGCAGCGCTTTGGTGAGATGGAAGTTTGGGCGGCTGAAGCTTACGGTGCAGCACATGTGTTGCAAGAGTTACTTACGGTTAAATCGGATGACGTGTCGGGACGTACAAGTATATACGAATCGATTGTTAAAGGTGATAATTTGCTTAAAGCAGGAACACCCGAATCCTTTAACGTTTTGATAAAAGAGATGCAAGGCTTAGGCCTTGATGTTCGCACAGAATCCGTGATAACTGAATAGATTTATTAAGAGGATACAAGCATGACAGACAATCAAAGAGATGAGCAGCAATTTGATAAGCTCACGATCAAAATTGCATCTGATGATATCATCAGAAATCAATGGTCGCGTGGAGAAATTAAAAAGCCTGAGACGATTAATTATCGAACTTTTAAGCCTGAAAAAGGTGGTTTGTTTTGTGAAAAGATTTTCGGTCCTACACGCGATTGGGAATGCGCTTGCGGAAAATATAAAAAAATCAAGCATAAGGGTATTGTTTGCGATCGGTGTGGTGTCGAGGTTACTCTCTCCAAAGTACGTCGCGAAAGAATGGCCCATATTGAATTAGCTGTACCAGTCGTGCATATTTGGTTTTTCAAAACTATGCCTTCGCGTATTGGAAATGTTTTAGGTATGTCTTCCACCGATTTAGAAAGAGTCATTTATTATGAAGAGTATGTAGTTACAGATCCAGGTAATACAGACCTTGAGAAAAAACAATTGCTCAACGATGTCGAATACCGAGAAGCTCAAGAACAATATGGCCGAGATTCTTTTAAAGCTAAAATGGGTGCTGAAGCTGTTGCCGATTTGCTGGCTACAGAGGATTTACAATCTGTTTTAGTTGAGTTGAAAGAAAAACTACGTAAAACTAAATCCATGCAAGCGCGCATGAAGTTAGCTAAGCGTCTTAAAATTGTAGAAAGCTTTGTTTCCTCTACTAATAAACCTGAATGGATGGTCATGGCATGTGTACCTGTCATTCCACCTGATTTAAGACCCCTTGTTCCTTTAGATGGTGGTAGATTTGCGACCTCTGATCTTAACGATCTTTACCGTCGCGTAATCAATCGCAATAATCGTCTTAAAGCTATTCTTAAGCTAAAGACCCCTGAAGTGATTATCCGTAACGAAAAACGTATGCTGCAAGAAGCTGTAGATGCTTTGTTTGATAATGGCCGTCACGGACATCCAGTGATGGGAGCTGGTAACCGCCCTCTCAAATCCTTATCAGAAATGCTTAAAGGTAAACAAGGACGTTTCCGCCAAAATCTTTTGGGTAAAAGGGTAGACTACTCGGGACGTTCAGTGATTATTGTGGGCCCTGAGCTAAAGTTTAACCAATGCGGTTTACCCAAGCTAATGGCTCTTGAATTATTCGAGCCCTTTATTGTGAAACGCTTGAAAGATTTAGGCTATGTTTATACCATACGCTCTGCTAAAAAGATGATTCAACGTCATGCACCCGAGGTGTGGGACGTGTTGGAAGATATCATTAAAGGGCATCCTGTTCTACTCAACCGGGCACCTACCTTGCACCGCCTAGGTATTCAAGCTTTCGAACCGGTACTCATAGAAGGAAAAGCTATCCGCATCCATCCTCTAGTTTGCGCTGCATTTAATGCTGACTTTGATGGAGACCAAATGGCCGTTTATGTGCCTTTATCCATTGAAGCACAATTGGAAGCTAAGCTTTTGATGATGGCTCCGGATAATATCTTCTTGCCTTCCTCGGGTAAACCCGTAGCTGTCCCTTCGCAAGATATGACCCTCGGCCTTTATTATTTAATGCATGATCCTCTTTATTTCCCTGAAGAGCATGGACAGAAAATACGTATCTTCCGAGACGCTCAGGAAGTGTTAATGGCTTTAAATGCTAGCGGAAGTTATAACTGGTATGAAGACGAAAAAGGTGGCAAGCGTATTGATAATGAAGCCACTAATAAAGTGCATTACAGCCGTGGCGTTCGTATTCATGAGTTAATCAAAGTTAGAACAGAAGCAGGTATTATTGAAACTACACCTGGACGGGTACTTTTCAATATGATTGTACCTAAAGAAATGGGTTTTCAAAATTATAGCTTGCCTAAGAAAAAGATGTCAGAGCTAGTCATGGATTGTTATAAAAAAGCTGGGTTGGAAGCCACAGTACGTTTTCTTGACAATCTAAAATCCTTAGGTTTTTCTGAAGCCACCAAAGCTGCTTTATCGATGGGAGTATGCGATGTACGCATTCCTGAGATTAAAGGTAAAATTTTACAAGAAGCTCATGAGCGTGTAGCCCAAGTTAAAAAGCAGTATGAAGAAGGGATTATCACCGATGGAGAGCGACACTCTAAAACTATCAGTATTTGGACAGAAGTCTCTGAACAAGTTTCTGAAGAATTATTTAAACTTGTAGGAGAAGTCAAAGACTCCAAACGTAACCCTTTGTATATGATGTTAGATTCCGGCGCACGTGGTAACAAGTCACAGATTAGGCAGTTAGGTGCGTTGCGTGGTTTGATGGCAAAGCCGTCAGGCGCAATTATCGAATCGCCTATTACCTCAAACTTCCGCGAAGGGTTAACTGTTCTTGAATATTCGATCTCTTCTCACGGTGCCCGTAAAGGTCTGGCAGATACAGCTTTAAAAACTGCTGACTCCGGCTATCTTACTCGTCGTTTAGTTGATGTGGCCCAAGATGTGATCATCACCGAAGAGGATTGCGGAACTTTAAATGGTATTGAAGTATCGGCTATTAAGCAAGGGCAGGAAGAGTTATTGCCTTTAAAAGATCGTATTTTCGGCCGTACTGTCTCTGATGAAATTTATCTGCCCGGGGATAGCACAAAATTACTGGCTAAAGCAGGCGATATTTTGACTATTCTACAAGCTGAGGCTATTGATGACTCAGGTATTGAGCATATTAGGATTCGTTCGGTGTTAACCTGCGAAACACGCCGGGGAGTATGTTCAAAATGCTACGGCCTTAACTTGGCAAATGGGCGAACTGTTGGGCAGGGTGAAGCAGTAGGTATTATTGCCGCGCAGTCTATTGGTGAGCCTGGTACACAGTTGACCATGCGTACTTTCCACTTAGGTGGTATCGCCTCAGCAAGTGTAAGCCCTGAGATTATTACCGAACAAGAAGGAATAGTCATCTATACGGATCTTCGCGTTGTACAAAATGATGAGGGATTGTGGATTGCTTTGAACAAAAATGGGTCTTTAAACATTGTCCGAGATGAAGGACGAACGATTGAAGAATATAAAAAATTGCTTAGCACAAAATCAATTGAAGCTCTTCAAACTTTCACGGTAGAATTGGGTACAAAAATTTTAGTGCCCGATGGATCAAAAGTGAAACTAGGTAAGAAAATTGCTGAGTGGGAGCAACATAATATTCCAATTATTTGCGATCGCCCGGGCTACGTTAAATATGAAGATCTTGTGGAAGGTATCTCTACCGAACGAGATGTTAATAAGCAAACGGGTCAGACGGAATTGGTTGTCAAGCAGCACCGTGGTGAGCTTCATCCTCAAATTGTAATCTACGCCGATAAAGAATGTACAGAGCTTGTAGGTACTTATCCTATTCCTTCTGGAGCTATTATTTCCGTAGCTGAAGGACAATATTCTAGTGGTGGTAAGCTTCTTGCTAGATTGCCTCGTGGAGCCTTGAAAACGAAAGATATTACAGGGGGTCTTCCTCGTGTGGCTGAGCTCTTTGAAGCTCGCAAGCCGAAAGATTCTGCGGAAATAGCTAAAATTGACGGGGTGGTAGATTTTCGTGGTGTACAAAAGAACAAGCGAATAGTCGTAGTGCGTGATGAAGTATCAGGAATGGAAGAAGAACATCTCATTTCTCACACTAAGCACTTAATCGTTCAGCGTGGCGACCATGTTATCAAAGGCCAACAGCTGACTGATGGCATAGTCATCCCTCATGAAATTCTTGAAGTGTGTGGGGTACGGGAACTACAGAAATATCTTGTTAATCAAGTACAAGAGGTTTACCGTCTCCAAGGTGTGGATATCAATGATAAACATATTGAGATTATTGTACGCCAGATGCTCAAAAAAGTGCGTGTGCTGGATCCAGGCGATACAAGTATGTTGTTTGGTGAAGAGGTAGACAAACGAGAATTTGAGCAAGAAAATAATAAGGTGATTAAAGAAGGCGGTAAAGCCGGGCAAGGAGTTCCTGTCCTGTTGGGTATTACAAAAGCTTCATTGAGCACCGAATCCTTTATTTCAGCTGCTTCTTTCCAAGATACTACCCGTGTATTGACAGAAGCTGCTTGTGCAGGCAAGACTGACTATTTGATGGGCTTTAAAGAAAACGTCATTATGGGACACATTATCCCGGGCGGAACAGGCTTTGCCTATCATAAGCGAGTTAAAAAGTTTGTCGACAAAGAGCACGAGGAAGAGTTGTTGTTTGACTTTGAAGATGAACCTGTAGAAGTTTCTGTGTAAAATAATAAAGCTTCTACCTTCACTGCCTTTAAAAAGAGGGAGTGATTCTCTACCCTCTGCCAAGCGTATTAACTATCCATCAAGAGTCTATACTTGATGGATAGTTTTTTTATTTAGCAAGAAGTTAAAAAGCTTATCTTTCTTTCTAGTCGCCTTAATACCACGACAGCTTAGATAACTCTCTTTTTTAAAGTCATGGCTACTAGGTCTAATTTAAAGTGTGTATTTCAAAGAGTATTCGTTTTATCCTCATTAGCTTAAAGTTTATCCCAAACTATTCTTAATCATAAACTTTTAAATAGCTTGATGCGCCGCCATAGAGTTTGGAAAGTTGCCGCTAATAGGAATGAGAAATAAAATGGACTGATTTTTGTAGTAGAGGGATGGGTTTTTTATGGCACGATTCTATTTTTAATTTTGCAAATGTAAACAAATATTTCCAAGCTTTTTAAGCAAAATTTTTTTGCTGCTCCTTTGCCTTGTAGGTCCTAACCAGGCTTATCGTTTTGCTACTGCTCTTTTAATCCAGGAAAGTTGTGCGGAAAGATAGACAAAAAAGATAGACACTAAAGAGAAAAACAAGCTTTACCCACCTATGAAAAGCTTATAGGTAGAAAGTTTATAAAGTTTTTAGATAGAATTTGAAAAAGACTTTAAACTTCCTACCTCGATTGACTAGTGTTAGTAGCTACTTAGAAAGATAAGCTATAGCTATCAGCCATATATTGCTCGAGTTTAACCAAATCTTCAGCAAATTTGCGTATACCCTCAGCTAATTTTTCTGTAGCCATCGCATTGTCATTTAACATTAAACGAAAACTTTTCTCATCCAGATTAATTTTTTCTAAGTTCAAATGACGAGCTTGATCAGCATTAAGCTTACGAGGAACAGGGCCTTGAGTATTTTTAAGCTTTTCTAAAAGAGAAGGGGCTATTGTTAGCAGATCGCAGCCGGCAAGTTCAAGAATTTCATCGACATTGCGGAAACTTGCACCCATCACTTGCGTTTTGTATCCAAATTTTTTCAAGTAGTTGTAAATTTGGGTAACGGATTGCACACCTGGATCTTCTGAAGGTGCATAACTACTTGCATTTTCATTCTTTTTATACCAGTCTAAAATGCGCCCTACAAAAGGAGAGATAAGGGTAGCTTTAACGTCCGCACAAGCTATTGCTTGTGGTAAGCTGAATAATAAAGTCATATTACAATGAATGCCTTCATTTTCAAGTTCTTGCGCTGCTCGTGTGCTTTCCCAGGTAGAAGCTAATTTGATAAGCACGCGTTCCTTTTTGATCCCTGCTTCTTCATATAATTTTATAAGAGTATGTGCTCTACGAATGCTCTCATCCCTATCAAATGAAAGGCGGGCATCCACTTCCGTTGAAACTCGTCCGGGAACAAGTCGTAAAATTTCTACCCCAAAGTTAACGAATAACTTGTCCATCATCAAAGTACGCATTTCTTTAGAATTGGCAGCTTTCTTTTTAGCGTATTGGACAGCGTCATCAAGCAAATGTTTATACTGCGATTGCTGGGTAGCAGCCAAAATTAAGGAGGGATTAGTTGTAGCATCTGTAGGGGTAAACTTTTTTATAGTCTCAATGTCGCCCGTATCTACCACAATAGTAGTTATTTGTTTAAGCTGTTCAAGTTGACTAGACATGATGAATTTCCTTTTCTAAGGGAGTATCTTTAAGAGGTTCTATACGAAACCGGATGCTAACAGGTTGATCACCTATTAGCAAGTCTAAACTAGAAGTAAAGCGCGTGAGTAGCAATTTATAAGGAATTTTGACATGTTTATCTAAAAGATCAATACCTACTACCGTATTGCCTAAAATCTCTTCTGAATCGATAATTTGGCGGCACAGTAAAGCAAATTTTTTAAGTTGCCTAATCAGTGTTTCATCTTGGAAAACATATTTTTTATGGCAGCTAGGGCATTGGATGCTATGACTAAGCTGATCAAGTTCAAAGATCGAGAATGAGACTTGTTGCTGACATTGTTGGCAATCAAACTGAAGAATATGTCCTTTTTGCATAATTGTTCCTTTTTTTCACAATTTTACAGCTTACCTAGGAATAGAGCAAACTTTTTTAGTCATTTTGAGGGGCTAAACTAGAAATACTTGCTAGGATTATCTAAATTAGCTAGTTAGAGTTTGAAAGGAAGCAAATTTACAGAAATTGTGAAACTTTTATTATAATAATTTATGGAAAGAAAAATTGTCTAAATACTATTTGTGCTCTTGGTAGAATTAGAGGTCTCATGCAAGAAAACGTACTCTGTAGATCCTTTGTATTTCCCTGGGAAGCCTCGGAGCTTTAAGTATGTGGAGTAAAAAATATAGAAAGTGTTTTCTTTTGAAAGAAAATTGCTAAATGAACTTTTACTTGGATCAACTACGACACTAGCTAGATGAAAAAAGTGAACAAGGAAAATTGAAGGATTTATTTAATTGTTTCTAAAGCAAAGCAAAAAATAGAGTTCTGATCAAAGAGGAGTTGCCGTTGTTGTTGTAAGCTTTTTTAATGGCTTCTTCAAGGGTGTGCCCATTGTATGGGTTGCCATGGATGGTTCTAACATCTAAAGCTAGCCCTTCTTGATGAGTAATGACTAGCAAAGCTTTGCAGCCAAATTCATATTTTTTTCCACTTTGCCTTTAGCAATACATTCTACATGAGGCTCATGCAGGCTGTACACTTTACGAGAATCATTTCTTTGTTGAGCATAAATACGCCTGATAGTTTCTAAAAAAAACTTTCTGGCTCAAAGGTTTGCTCTTCTGTCTTTCTTTCAAAATCGCGTATTAGCCTTCCTAAATAGTTATTCAGCCTTTTTTCTTCTCTTTTAGCTGCTTCCATCCAATCAATTTGGATAGCTGGATAAGAGGATGATCTGGATTAAGTTCATCACTAAAGCGGGATTTAAAAAGACGGCCTTGTTGGTTATCTAGCTTGATTGGTTTCATAGCAAACTTTGCAAGAAATTAACAGCTTTACAATGATTTATGCGTAAAGAAATCATATTAACTAGGAGAAAAAAGGCTCTCAAAATCTTGTTTAAGCAAGAAACACCCTTTAAATCATGTTGAACTAAGTTAGCTTGCTGTAATGGGCTATAAAATGCTCGTTGGTAAGTACGGTCGATCGATTGGATACAAATATTGTTACTTTTTTATGATCAAGAAGTGAGGAGATGATTAATGAACAGGCCTTTTCTGGTAATAAAATACGCTGGTTACCTTGGAGAAGAAAGGCCGAATAGCAGTGCTCTTGATCATCCACATGAATAGCGACGGGAAGAATAGCGTGTTCAGACGAGTCTTTTTGTTCAGCTTGAAATTCTAAACCTTTAGCATTAAGGTAGATTAACTTTTCCCGAGAGGTTTTAATGATATCTACCTCTACTTCAGAAAATTCGTTCTCAGGAGGAAGGTATAAACGTGATCCTGTAAATTCGCAAGAGGAGGCTTTATTGCATTTAAGCTTCCACTTCCTCATAGATGTTGAACAGGAGGAGAGTAAAACGAGCAAGAAAAGGGCTAGACGGGCCCCTTTCTTTGTAATCTTTTTGCATGGTCGTATTATTTCATGCATTACGATGTAAATTAATGCGCGTGGCCGTGTCCATGTCCGTGGCTTCTATTCTGTACTGCTACAGCAATAATAGCAACAGCTGCAATGGTTCCAAGTGCAATCGCTGGAGCTAAGCTATGGGCTTGGCGAGATTCTTCATAGCAAATTCCACCCACGTTGCTAACATATTCTTGAGCATTGATATCTACAGTAGAACCACATATCGCTAACAGAGTTGTCAAGGCAATCATCTTTTTGAATTTTTTCATGTTTACGTACTCCTTTGGTACCTGGTGTTGGTGTTAAAAATTATAAATATATGCGTCAATGCTGTTATGGCATATAAAATCATTTTCTGCAATTTTTTTTCTTTCCTTTAATATTAGCTTTTGAGGAAAAATTTTTTTTCTCCTTGTGTATCAGAGAGATATAAAGTTAAAAATCTTCTTTTTCTTTTGCTGTTTTCCTTCTAATTCAGTAGCTTAGTGTAATAGTTTGCAATTAAAGCGTTTTGTTCTTCATTGCTGAGCTCATTATAATTGCTTTTTAGCATGGTTTTAAATGGGCTCCAATGATTGCTCTGAAACTCAGGGTTGTGAAAAATTTGCTCATTCCAGTTAGCTTGAGAGAGAAAAGAGGGTGTAGCCTGTGCCTTAGCTAAAGCCGCATCGAAAGCCTTTTGAATTTTTGCAAAAGTACTTTCAAGATGGGCTTTTTTCATAGGATCTTTTACAACATCTAAAATGTCATCATAGATCTGTAAGGAGCGTAAGGCTTTGTAAAACTCCTGATAAAACCTGCCGAATTCATTTTTAGCTGCAGTCGCAGTCAGGACATAAGCGCACTTGTTTCTGACAATAATAGCATGCATAAGTTTTTCTCCGCCCCATTTTGAGCGCATTTCGACTTGCGATAAACTAGCCTCGCCTGCTTTTGTTTTTAACATCCCCAAGTCTTTCCAACTATCTCCATGCGCCTCATTAATTCTCTTTACACTTTTCAAGTAATCCTTAAGTGTGCCATTATAAGGTTCAATCATTAAATTCATGGTTGGAGGCATTTCATTTTGCACTTTAGGCCCAACTACCATATATTTGATATGCGAAGATAAAGCCTCTTGGTCCGCTGTCAGCCATCCCTTGGGTGGAATGAAAATAGCTATACTAGGGGAGTCAGAACTGCGGCCTATTCTTGAAGAGACCAATTCTTCAACGGCCTCTAATCGGCTAAGTAAAGTTAGACTCAAACCTATTAAAGAAATAGAGTGTAAAAATTTATATAATTTTTTCATAGGTCCTTAAGTAGGAGAAACTAGATAATTTATTACCATGGCAGATATATTTTTAGCGAGCAAAATGTCTTGAAAAAATCTAAGTAAGCAAAATAACATTCCGAATAACAATGGCTCTTTTCCCCTTTGGCATCTTTATTTTTTAAAGCTGTCAGATTTATATAATGAGAGATAACACCGCTAGAGGATGAGTACAATGAAGACACTAGAAAAAGGTCAAGATAAAATAAAAAAAATTTCCGAGCAATTAAGAAGCGAGATTTTAGAACCTGCAAAAGAAGAAGCTAAAAAAATCATCCAAGAAGCTGAGCAAAAAGCTGATCATATCATTGAAGAAGCCGAAAAACATGTGGAAACTTTAATTCAGGCTGGACGTAAAACTCTTGAACAAGAACGCCATGTATTCCATTCATCTCTACAACAAGCCTCTAAGCAATCTTTAGAAGCCCTCAAGCAAGCAATCGAGCATAATCTTTTTAATGATCAACTCAATACGCTACTTAATCAGTCAACGATTAACCCCCGAGTGATCGCTGATCTAATTGCTGCTTTGATAAAAGCCATAGAGAAGGAAGGACTAGCCGGAGATTTGTCGGTCGTTGTGCCGCATACTGTCTCTACTCAAGAAGTCAATGATTTACTAGCTGATGGTATCCTTAAGCGCTTGAAAGATCAAAGTGTGGTGGTAGGAGACTTTAAAGGCGGAGTAAGAATAAAATTCATTGACAAAAGCTTAACAATCGATATGAGTGATGAAACTTTGAAAGATTTAATCTCACGTTATGTACGTAAAGACTTTCGCAAATTCTTTTTTGGTAGTTAAGCGCTATGAATCGTCAATACTATTTTGTAGGAACTTTATTACCTCCTCTTCATTTAGGTGAAAAGCCTGACATAAGTTGGAGAGATTTGCAAAGATTACTAGTGGATAATCTGTCTGAAGCTGACTATGCCCAAACCCAAGTTTTAAGGCGTTATTATGATCTCCTTAATATTCGTTCTTATCTAAAAAAAGAACCTATCGATAAATATGGTAACCTAGACTTGAACGAGCTAGAAGAAACCATAGTAGATGAGGCGGCTTTATTTCCTTCTTATATGATGGAATATTTAGAGCGCTATGAGAGCAAAGAAGCTCGTATTGATCATTTTCCGCAGCTTATGGCAGCTTTTTTCAGAGAAGAGGTGGCAAGCACTCAAGGCTTTCTAAAAAGTTACCTTAGTTTTGAGAGAAACTTACGACTCATTCTAACCGCCTATAGAGCAAAAAGATTAGAACGCGATATGGCTAAAGAGCTTCAATTTGAAAATCTCGAGGAAGATATAGTGGTGCAATTAATTTCTCAAAAAGATTCTAAAACATTTGAGCCTCCAGCGGGTTTTGAGGAATTAAAAGCCATTCTGGATGAGAAATATAATACTCCTTTAGCTTTACAAAAAGCATTAAATGAATATCGTTTAAAAACCCTTGAAAAGATAAGAAGCTTAAATGTCTTTTCCTTTGATAGCATATTAGCTTATCTAGCTAGCTTTATTCTCGTTGAGAAGTGGAGTGCTTTAGACAAAGAACAGGGATTACAAATTGTGGATACTATCATTAAAGGAAAACTATGACCGCTAATACAACAGTAGAACAAGAAAAAATAAGCTCGAGTAAAGGAAAAGTTGTTAAAGCATTTGGCAACTTACTGCAGGTGCAATTTGAAGGTCATATTCGTCAGGGCGAGATAGCTATGGTTCAGGTGCAGGGCATTGAGCTTAAGGCAGAGGTAATTGAAATTATTGGAAACGAAGCTAAAGTTCAAGTGTATGAAGATACGATGGGAATTGAATATGGCACTCCTGTTAGATTCA
Coding sequences within it:
- the rpoC gene encoding DNA-directed RNA polymerase subunit beta'; this translates as MTDNQRDEQQFDKLTIKIASDDIIRNQWSRGEIKKPETINYRTFKPEKGGLFCEKIFGPTRDWECACGKYKKIKHKGIVCDRCGVEVTLSKVRRERMAHIELAVPVVHIWFFKTMPSRIGNVLGMSSTDLERVIYYEEYVVTDPGNTDLEKKQLLNDVEYREAQEQYGRDSFKAKMGAEAVADLLATEDLQSVLVELKEKLRKTKSMQARMKLAKRLKIVESFVSSTNKPEWMVMACVPVIPPDLRPLVPLDGGRFATSDLNDLYRRVINRNNRLKAILKLKTPEVIIRNEKRMLQEAVDALFDNGRHGHPVMGAGNRPLKSLSEMLKGKQGRFRQNLLGKRVDYSGRSVIIVGPELKFNQCGLPKLMALELFEPFIVKRLKDLGYVYTIRSAKKMIQRHAPEVWDVLEDIIKGHPVLLNRAPTLHRLGIQAFEPVLIEGKAIRIHPLVCAAFNADFDGDQMAVYVPLSIEAQLEAKLLMMAPDNIFLPSSGKPVAVPSQDMTLGLYYLMHDPLYFPEEHGQKIRIFRDAQEVLMALNASGSYNWYEDEKGGKRIDNEATNKVHYSRGVRIHELIKVRTEAGIIETTPGRVLFNMIVPKEMGFQNYSLPKKKMSELVMDCYKKAGLEATVRFLDNLKSLGFSEATKAALSMGVCDVRIPEIKGKILQEAHERVAQVKKQYEEGIITDGERHSKTISIWTEVSEQVSEELFKLVGEVKDSKRNPLYMMLDSGARGNKSQIRQLGALRGLMAKPSGAIIESPITSNFREGLTVLEYSISSHGARKGLADTALKTADSGYLTRRLVDVAQDVIITEEDCGTLNGIEVSAIKQGQEELLPLKDRIFGRTVSDEIYLPGDSTKLLAKAGDILTILQAEAIDDSGIEHIRIRSVLTCETRRGVCSKCYGLNLANGRTVGQGEAVGIIAAQSIGEPGTQLTMRTFHLGGIASASVSPEIITEQEGIVIYTDLRVVQNDEGLWIALNKNGSLNIVRDEGRTIEEYKKLLSTKSIEALQTFTVELGTKILVPDGSKVKLGKKIAEWEQHNIPIICDRPGYVKYEDLVEGISTERDVNKQTGQTELVVKQHRGELHPQIVIYADKECTELVGTYPIPSGAIISVAEGQYSSGGKLLARLPRGALKTKDITGGLPRVAELFEARKPKDSAEIAKIDGVVDFRGVQKNKRIVVVRDEVSGMEEEHLISHTKHLIVQRGDHVIKGQQLTDGIVIPHEILEVCGVRELQKYLVNQVQEVYRLQGVDINDKHIEIIVRQMLKKVRVLDPGDTSMLFGEEVDKREFEQENNKVIKEGGKAGQGVPVLLGITKASLSTESFISAASFQDTTRVLTEAACAGKTDYLMGFKENVIMGHIIPGGTGFAYHKRVKKFVDKEHEEELLFDFEDEPVEVSV
- the tal gene encoding transaldolase, with product MSSQLEQLKQITTIVVDTGDIETIKKFTPTDATTNPSLILAATQQSQYKHLLDDAVQYAKKKAANSKEMRTLMMDKLFVNFGVEILRLVPGRVSTEVDARLSFDRDESIRRAHTLIKLYEEAGIKKERVLIKLASTWESTRAAQELENEGIHCNMTLLFSLPQAIACADVKATLISPFVGRILDWYKKNENASSYAPSEDPGVQSVTQIYNYLKKFGYKTQVMGASFRNVDEILELAGCDLLTIAPSLLEKLKNTQGPVPRKLNADQARHLNLEKINLDEKSFRLMLNDNAMATEKLAEGIRKFAEDLVKLEQYMADSYSLSF
- a CDS encoding ATP synthase subunit E; its protein translation is MKTLEKGQDKIKKISEQLRSEILEPAKEEAKKIIQEAEQKADHIIEEAEKHVETLIQAGRKTLEQERHVFHSSLQQASKQSLEALKQAIEHNLFNDQLNTLLNQSTINPRVIADLIAALIKAIEKEGLAGDLSVVVPHTVSTQEVNDLLADGILKRLKDQSVVVGDFKGGVRIKFIDKSLTIDMSDETLKDLISRYVRKDFRKFFFGS
- a CDS encoding DUF2764 family protein, whose amino-acid sequence is MNRQYYFVGTLLPPLHLGEKPDISWRDLQRLLVDNLSEADYAQTQVLRRYYDLLNIRSYLKKEPIDKYGNLDLNELEETIVDEAALFPSYMMEYLERYESKEARIDHFPQLMAAFFREEVASTQGFLKSYLSFERNLRLILTAYRAKRLERDMAKELQFENLEEDIVVQLISQKDSKTFEPPAGFEELKAILDEKYNTPLALQKALNEYRLKTLEKIRSLNVFSFDSILAYLASFILVEKWSALDKEQGLQIVDTIIKGKL